A single uncultured Methanolobus sp. DNA region contains:
- a CDS encoding Fic family protein, translating to MKKLSKTPILPPEEREEPLKYFHDSDVIKLVTEYNERYLHWEEVEKRKDQLPIKPLYFWHLVKFFRSMKYEPSINFGKYTFTYTMLRDFQEKLHILDKSAAGNLQSTLEAISDTREKYILNSLMEEAIASSQIEGATPSRRVAKEMLRKNRKPTNKDEKMIINNYNTMKYVLEIKNKEMTSDLLLEIQKRMTLGTLEESEDEGIFRDNDEIMVFDNDGEILHIPPKKDEVPELVHELCKFANDDSSKFIHPIIKGIFLHYLLNYIHPFNDGNGRTGRSLFYWYVLKQDYWLFEYMSVSRLIYKKRRQYKLAYQYTESDYVFNKDEEIGDLTYFIKFNLDAIMESLHEIQEYLANKQKEQYISLKNIKESDKLNNRQRDILKEFTKYPHKTITIKEVESTQGVSYATARQDLYSLEELGYLQRKKLGKEFVFIVLK from the coding sequence ATGAAAAAATTATCTAAAACTCCTATACTACCACCTGAAGAAAGAGAAGAACCACTCAAATATTTTCATGATTCTGACGTCATCAAGCTCGTTACTGAATACAATGAAAGATATTTACATTGGGAAGAAGTTGAAAAAAGAAAAGATCAACTTCCAATTAAACCCCTATATTTTTGGCATCTGGTGAAATTTTTTAGATCCATGAAATATGAGCCATCCATTAACTTTGGAAAATATACCTTTACATATACGATGCTCCGGGATTTCCAGGAAAAATTGCATATTCTTGACAAAAGTGCAGCGGGAAATTTACAAAGCACGCTAGAAGCAATATCAGACACTCGTGAGAAGTACATATTAAACTCCCTCATGGAAGAAGCCATTGCATCGAGTCAAATTGAGGGAGCAACACCATCCCGTAGGGTTGCCAAGGAGATGCTAAGGAAAAATCGAAAACCTACCAATAAAGACGAAAAAATGATCATAAACAATTATAACACCATGAAATATGTTTTAGAAATAAAAAACAAGGAAATGACTTCTGATCTTCTACTTGAGATACAAAAGAGGATGACCCTTGGCACTTTAGAAGAATCCGAAGATGAAGGCATTTTCAGAGATAACGACGAGATAATGGTTTTTGATAACGATGGTGAAATCTTACACATACCTCCTAAAAAAGATGAAGTTCCTGAACTAGTACACGAATTATGTAAATTTGCAAATGATGATAGCAGTAAGTTCATCCACCCTATAATTAAAGGGATTTTTCTTCATTATTTACTTAACTATATTCATCCGTTCAATGACGGAAATGGCCGCACTGGCAGGAGCTTGTTTTATTGGTATGTTCTAAAACAAGATTACTGGCTTTTTGAATATATGTCAGTCTCACGTCTAATATACAAAAAAAGAAGGCAGTACAAGTTAGCATACCAGTACACTGAATCGGATTATGTATTTAACAAGGATGAAGAGATAGGTGACCTTACATACTTTATAAAATTTAATTTAGATGCAATAATGGAATCATTGCATGAGATCCAGGAGTATTTGGCTAACAAGCAAAAAGAACAGTACATATCATTAAAAAACATTAAAGAATCAGATAAACTTAATAATAGGCAAAGGGACATATTAAAAGAATTCACAAAATACCCACATAAAACAATAACTATCAAGGAAGTCGAAAGCACACAAGGTGTGTCTTATGCAACAGCAAGACAGGATCTATATTCTCTTGAAGAATTGGGTTATCTTCAAAGAAAAAAATTAGGAAAAGAATTTGTATTTATTGTATTGAAATAA
- a CDS encoding ATP-binding protein — MDTKTAFKQIIKEFHEKELPETYSRELKIADTRKIVSLIGSRRSGKTFYLYELMKDIRNNADVSQVLYINFEDDRIMPLEPGDLNIIIEAYFELYPENTDKTLYFFFDEIQNIAGWEIFVRRLNDTTDTHIFVTGSSSKLLSKEIATSLRGRTIPFYLYPLGFREYLHFKGIDLEKDWEYGKKRYVVKKMFSEYIQWGGFPEIALENETLRQSILKNYYEMFIYRDLVERFSIRNISLLKGLASYLLTNISNLFSVNSYYKAVKENTQVSKETVAEYVSHLEDIGLIWQVPFFSHSLKSRQVNPRKIYCIDQGLRGAVAFQFSKDTGRLAENITFIELKRRNYDVFYWKGKKEVDFIASSNDGKLQAINVSYTNDINPRETEGLYEFSKLNDAELILLTEDIEKEEDGIRFVPLWKWLLR; from the coding sequence GTGGATACAAAGACAGCTTTCAAACAGATCATTAAAGAATTTCATGAAAAAGAGCTTCCTGAAACTTACAGCCGTGAATTGAAGATAGCTGATACCAGGAAGATAGTAAGCCTTATAGGATCAAGGAGAAGCGGGAAAACATTCTATTTATATGAACTGATGAAAGACATCAGAAATAATGCAGATGTTTCACAGGTCCTTTATATTAATTTTGAAGATGACAGGATCATGCCTCTTGAACCTGGAGACCTTAATATCATTATTGAGGCCTACTTTGAACTTTATCCGGAAAATACGGATAAAACTCTCTATTTCTTTTTTGATGAGATACAGAATATTGCTGGCTGGGAGATATTTGTAAGAAGACTCAATGATACAACTGATACACACATATTTGTGACGGGATCGAGTTCAAAATTGCTGAGCAAGGAGATCGCGACAAGTCTTCGTGGAAGAACTATTCCATTTTATCTTTATCCGCTTGGTTTCAGGGAATACCTTCATTTTAAAGGCATAGATCTTGAGAAAGACTGGGAATATGGAAAAAAAAGGTATGTTGTCAAGAAGATGTTCAGCGAATATATACAATGGGGAGGTTTTCCGGAGATAGCACTGGAAAATGAGACATTGCGTCAGAGCATACTCAAGAACTATTATGAGATGTTCATTTACAGGGATCTTGTGGAAAGGTTCTCTATAAGGAATATCAGTCTTTTGAAAGGTCTTGCTTCCTATCTGCTTACCAATATCAGCAATCTTTTCAGTGTTAATTCATACTATAAGGCGGTGAAGGAGAATACACAGGTTAGCAAGGAAACAGTTGCTGAGTATGTTTCGCACCTGGAGGACATCGGACTTATCTGGCAGGTTCCTTTCTTCAGCCATTCCCTCAAGAGTCGGCAGGTAAATCCACGCAAGATATACTGTATAGACCAGGGACTTCGGGGAGCTGTGGCATTCCAGTTCTCAAAGGATACAGGACGACTGGCTGAGAACATAACTTTCATTGAACTTAAGAGAAGGAACTACGATGTTTTTTACTGGAAAGGGAAAAAGGAAGTTGATTTTATTGCCAGCAGTAATGATGGCAAACTGCAAGCCATAAATGTCTCATATACTAATGACATCAACCCCAGGGAAACTGAAGGTCTTTATGAGTTTAGCAAACTGAATGATGCGGAGCTTATTCTGCTGACTGAAGACATTGAAAAAGAGGAAGATGGTATTAGGTTCGTTCCGCTGTGGAAGTGGCTGCTTAGGTGA
- a CDS encoding type II toxin-antitoxin system HicB family antitoxin encodes MRAFTVVIEQDEDGIYVASVPELNGCHTQAETLDELNQRIKEAIELYLEVTSDKELADHLDLVGIQNISNNLPLFH; translated from the coding sequence ATGAGAGCATTCACAGTGGTCATTGAACAGGATGAGGATGGAATATATGTGGCTTCTGTACCAGAGCTTAATGGATGCCATACTCAGGCAGAAACACTAGATGAACTTAACCAGCGTATCAAAGAGGCCATCGAGCTATATCTTGAAGTTACATCTGACAAAGAACTAGCCGATCACCTTGATCTTGTAGGCATACAGAATATTAGCAATAATCTACCACTATTCCATTAA
- a CDS encoding type II toxin-antitoxin system HicA family toxin, whose amino-acid sequence MSKLPVISGMEAIKAFSKAGWYPHRQVGSHVVLRKEGSKITLTIPKHKELKPGLLRQLIKVSELTVDEFIELLK is encoded by the coding sequence ATGTCTAAATTGCCTGTGATCTCCGGGATGGAGGCAATTAAAGCTTTTTCTAAGGCGGGCTGGTATCCACACAGACAGGTTGGAAGCCATGTTGTACTTAGAAAGGAAGGTTCCAAGATCACACTGACCATCCCGAAACACAAAGAATTAAAGCCTGGTCTATTGAGACAATTGATTAAGGTTTCAGAGCTTACAGTCGATGAGTTTATCGAACTGCTGAAATAA
- a CDS encoding argininosuccinate synthase, translating to MTKKVVLAYSGGLDTSVCIPLLKEEYGYDEVVTVAVDVGQPEADVKQATEKAQKISNKHFTLDVREEFVNDYIFPLIKANGDYEGYVMGTSIARPLIARKVVEIAEQEGASALAHGCTGKGNDQLRFEAVFRLTDMDVIAPMRDMNLTREWEIEYAKKHGIPVSVTTAKPWSVDENIWSRSIEGGKLEDPGFIPPEEIYQWTVSPESAPEGQKLVIGFENGVPVSLDGEKMNGVDLIIKLNEIAGSHGVGRTDMIEDRVLGLKARENYEHPAATVLLAAHKDLEKLVLTRAELKFKKGVDEQWSELAYYGLVDEPLYADLNAFINKTQERVTGTVTVKLHKGSVIILARTSPYALYSEDLVSFDSATINQKDAEGFAKYHGFQARMYKKVVEK from the coding sequence ATGACAAAGAAAGTAGTACTTGCTTATTCAGGCGGGCTTGACACTTCAGTGTGCATCCCGCTGCTCAAAGAGGAATACGGCTACGATGAAGTAGTTACAGTTGCTGTTGACGTGGGACAGCCTGAAGCAGATGTCAAACAGGCTACAGAGAAAGCACAGAAGATCAGCAACAAGCACTTCACACTTGATGTTCGTGAGGAGTTTGTGAACGACTACATCTTCCCGCTTATCAAGGCCAACGGTGACTATGAAGGATATGTAATGGGAACATCCATTGCACGTCCGCTTATCGCCAGGAAGGTCGTTGAGATCGCAGAGCAGGAAGGCGCTTCTGCACTTGCTCACGGTTGTACAGGAAAGGGTAACGACCAGCTTCGTTTTGAGGCAGTTTTCCGCCTCACTGACATGGATGTCATTGCACCAATGAGGGACATGAACCTCACCCGTGAATGGGAGATCGAGTATGCTAAGAAACACGGCATACCAGTAAGTGTTACAACTGCAAAGCCATGGAGTGTTGATGAGAACATATGGAGCCGCAGTATCGAAGGTGGCAAACTGGAAGACCCTGGATTTATTCCACCTGAGGAGATCTACCAGTGGACTGTTTCCCCTGAATCTGCTCCTGAAGGCCAGAAACTTGTGATTGGCTTTGAGAACGGTGTCCCGGTTTCACTTGACGGCGAGAAGATGAACGGTGTTGACCTTATCATCAAACTCAACGAGATAGCAGGTTCCCACGGTGTTGGCAGAACTGACATGATCGAGGACCGTGTTCTCGGACTTAAAGCCCGTGAGAACTACGAGCACCCTGCAGCCACAGTACTTCTTGCAGCCCACAAGGACCTTGAGAAGCTTGTACTCACAAGGGCAGAGCTGAAGTTCAAGAAAGGCGTAGATGAGCAGTGGTCAGAACTTGCCTACTACGGTCTTGTTGACGAGCCACTTTACGCTGACCTCAATGCTTTCATCAACAAAACACAGGAACGTGTTACCGGTACTGTGACCGTAAAACTGCACAAGGGCAGTGTGATCATTCTCGCACGTACATCCCCGTATGCACTCTACTCAGAAGACCTCGTGTCCTTTGACAGTGCAACCATCAACCAGAAGGATGCCGAGGGCTTTGCAAAGTACCATGGCTTCCAGGCAAGGATGTACAAGAAAGTTGTTGAGAAGTAA
- a CDS encoding type II toxin-antitoxin system VapC family toxin, which produces MLKIEEHSKIGIDTMLFIYLFEDNEDFSDICAAILGEIECGNRKGITSSITLLEILVKPKRDGNKTAVTDYKEVLTAFPNLDIVNVDLEIADIASTLRASYSIKTPDAIQIATSIKEGCTAFITNDRALKRIEEIEVIVLRDLME; this is translated from the coding sequence ATGCTGAAAATTGAGGAACATTCTAAAATTGGCATTGATACAATGCTGTTCATCTATCTTTTTGAAGATAATGAAGATTTCTCCGACATTTGTGCCGCTATATTAGGAGAGATAGAATGTGGAAATAGAAAAGGAATCACGTCCTCTATAACCCTTCTTGAAATACTTGTTAAACCTAAAAGAGATGGAAATAAAACAGCTGTTACTGATTATAAAGAAGTCCTTACTGCTTTTCCAAACCTTGATATTGTGAATGTTGATCTGGAGATTGCTGATATCGCTTCTACACTTCGTGCCAGCTATTCTATAAAGACACCAGATGCTATCCAGATCGCAACTTCTATCAAAGAAGGATGCACAGCATTCATTACAAACGACCGTGCCCTTAAGAGAATAGAAGAAATAGAAGTTATTGTTTTAAGAGACTTAATGGAATAG
- a CDS encoding ATP-binding protein: MSLFINRTEELEFLESEYSRDSSSLVVIYGRRRVGKTELVLKFMAGKPSVYYLSQKLDLEHQVEDFLEKTSELFMETSHSAEIMHNAWKEPVPADEALEILSLVGGDLDVFYDLLMDQVLTTKL; encoded by the coding sequence ATGAGTCTGTTTATCAACCGTACTGAAGAATTAGAATTCCTTGAATCAGAATATTCCCGTGATTCTTCATCACTGGTCGTAATATATGGAAGAAGGCGTGTTGGTAAAACAGAACTTGTGCTGAAATTCATGGCTGGAAAACCTTCAGTCTATTATTTGTCCCAGAAACTTGACCTTGAGCATCAGGTAGAGGACTTTCTTGAAAAGACATCCGAACTGTTCATGGAAACAAGTCACTCCGCGGAGATTATGCACAATGCCTGGAAAGAGCCTGTTCCGGCAGATGAAGCACTGGAAATACTTTCTTTAGTTGGCGGGGATCTTGATGTATTCTACGATCTACTCATGGATCAAGTTCTAACAACAAAACTTTAG
- a CDS encoding type II toxin-antitoxin system RelE/ParE family toxin → MSYRVEYTEKARKELYKLPPEVSKQIILSVNDLKDNPFAAVKKLKGTKRHPLYTHMVGEYRVILDILNDRLLILILEMGHRSKIYRKY, encoded by the coding sequence ATGAGTTACAGGGTAGAATATACTGAAAAGGCAAGAAAAGAACTTTATAAATTGCCGCCAGAGGTATCAAAACAGATAATTCTTTCTGTAAATGATTTAAAAGATAATCCATTTGCTGCCGTTAAGAAACTTAAGGGAACAAAAAGGCATCCACTATATACCCATATGGTAGGAGAATATCGAGTCATTCTTGACATATTGAATGACAGATTACTAATTCTGATTCTTGAAATGGGGCATCGAAGTAAGATATACAGAAAATATTGA
- a CDS encoding type II toxin-antitoxin system HicB family antitoxin, whose amino-acid sequence MRFKVILEEDEEAGGYIISCSGLPGCVSQGDTIEEALDNIKEAIQACLESLAEDELNVCMTRPSCKILEVIA is encoded by the coding sequence ATGCGTTTTAAAGTGATCCTTGAGGAAGACGAAGAAGCAGGCGGTTATATAATAAGTTGCTCCGGTTTACCGGGTTGTGTTTCGCAGGGTGATACCATTGAAGAAGCTCTGGATAACATAAAAGAAGCTATACAGGCATGCCTGGAATCCCTTGCAGAAGATGAACTTAATGTATGTATGACACGGCCTTCATGCAAAATTCTTGAAGTGATCGCTTAA
- a CDS encoding nucleotidyltransferase family protein, with product MPKHAKMDNIKILIKEHKNEINQLFNAEIVGIFGSYARGEENVNSDVDVLVNFNDDATLFDLVGLGDYLEERIGLPVDIVSMRALHPMMKSEVLKEMVTV from the coding sequence ATGCCAAAACATGCTAAAATGGACAACATTAAAATCCTGATCAAAGAGCACAAAAATGAGATTAATCAGTTGTTCAATGCAGAAATAGTTGGTATTTTCGGTTCCTATGCAAGAGGAGAGGAAAATGTCAACAGTGATGTTGATGTACTTGTAAATTTTAATGATGATGCTACACTTTTTGACCTTGTGGGACTTGGTGACTATCTGGAAGAGCGAATTGGGCTTCCAGTGGACATTGTTTCAATGAGAGCTTTGCATCCAATGATGAAAAGTGAAGTTCTAAAAGAGATGGTAACTGTATGA